In one window of Desulforhabdus amnigena DNA:
- a CDS encoding sulfatase, whose translation MLKGPNIVFIVLDTARAHNFSCYGYGKRTTPNIDRIANEGILFENAISSSPWTLPSHASIFTGLCPSDHGCHERHKFLDTGIYTLPQYLKENGYKTIAISNNSWISKSFGFDKGFDEFINLWQLVQCDTDLAAPSAKGADKYMNAAKLFLRGDPITNIINGIYGKFFWRRYDYGARRINRLLKSYMGGGLKGSQPFFLFVNYLESHLIYKAPEPYFGKFLPADASLQEAGTVNQDAWAYMGGLVPMGSRDREVLTALYDGELAYLDHRIGEVYEFLKQNGLLDNTMLILTSDHGENLVEHNLMDHQYCLYDTLLKVPLIIRYPEAFERAKRSDRIVQTLDLFPTIQEILKTDEWKQETQGVSLLHEESDRFAVSEYLGPQPTMEAIFRRYPNGDFKKYDRSLFSIRTKDWKLIMASDGRDELYAVSQDPHEIHNLLESEPDVYRELKEKARKWKEVREGEGALREEAHMSDEIKKRLESLGYFN comes from the coding sequence ATGCTTAAGGGCCCCAATATTGTTTTCATTGTTTTGGATACGGCACGTGCTCACAATTTTTCCTGCTATGGGTACGGGAAGCGAACGACTCCCAACATTGATCGCATAGCGAACGAGGGAATCCTGTTTGAAAATGCTATTTCTTCTTCCCCATGGACTTTGCCGTCTCATGCATCCATCTTTACGGGACTGTGCCCGTCAGACCATGGATGCCATGAGAGACATAAATTTCTTGATACCGGCATCTATACTTTGCCTCAATATCTCAAGGAAAATGGATATAAAACCATCGCTATCTCCAATAACAGCTGGATAAGCAAAAGTTTTGGTTTCGACAAGGGGTTTGATGAGTTTATCAACCTCTGGCAATTGGTTCAGTGCGACACCGATTTAGCCGCACCGTCAGCGAAGGGGGCGGACAAATACATGAATGCCGCTAAACTTTTTCTTCGCGGCGACCCGATTACGAATATCATAAACGGTATTTACGGTAAGTTCTTCTGGCGAAGGTATGACTATGGAGCGAGAAGAATCAATCGTCTTTTGAAAAGCTACATGGGAGGGGGGCTCAAGGGATCACAACCTTTTTTCCTTTTTGTGAACTACCTCGAATCTCACTTGATTTATAAAGCCCCCGAACCCTATTTTGGCAAGTTTTTGCCCGCAGACGCTTCTTTACAGGAAGCCGGAACTGTCAACCAGGATGCATGGGCGTATATGGGGGGGCTTGTTCCCATGGGAAGCCGGGATCGGGAGGTGCTTACAGCCTTGTATGATGGAGAGCTTGCGTATCTGGATCACCGAATTGGTGAAGTCTATGAGTTCCTCAAACAAAATGGCCTTCTTGACAATACGATGTTGATTCTCACCAGTGATCATGGGGAAAATCTTGTTGAACACAATCTTATGGACCATCAGTATTGTCTCTACGATACGCTCCTGAAAGTACCCCTGATCATTCGATACCCGGAAGCCTTTGAACGTGCGAAACGGTCAGATCGTATCGTGCAGACGCTGGATCTCTTCCCCACTATTCAGGAGATTCTGAAAACCGATGAGTGGAAACAGGAAACTCAGGGGGTGAGTCTCCTCCATGAGGAAAGCGATCGTTTTGCCGTTTCTGAATATCTGGGGCCTCAGCCGACGATGGAGGCGATCTTCAGGCGCTATCCCAACGGAGATTTCAAGAAATATGACAGAAGCCTTTTTTCCATTCGCACCAAGGACTGGAAACTGATCATGGCCTCTGATGGGCGGGATGAGCTCTATGCTGTTTCGCAAGATCCTCATGAGATTCATAACTTGTTGGAATCCGAGCCGGATGTGTATCGAGAGTTGAAGGAAAAAGCCCGGAAATGGAAAGAGGTTCGGGAGGGAGAAGGTGCCTTGAGGGAAGAAGCTCACATGTCGGACGAAATAAAAAAGCGTTTGGAGTCTTTGGGATACTTCAATTAA
- a CDS encoding O-antigen polymerase, with the protein MMKNLQKLLFFLREQFLIIIVPAFILSGFVASFSSSWSFDTPIVIVIFLIIILFVLFLYNLIYIDSNFNYLSIFNMFLLVIFTFYVAKPLFIIFYLHYDIADFSATLSQKGDLLSKALSFVIVAVIFAFIGYRSSLGAWIANSLPILPKKWDRRRLIIVLWLCLFSGLISYIILMHSAEPTGPRSQLVEDENKYAFLGILSLRICLILLFTGSIVLNNKLLKRSFWIYLPVYTILMLKLGGRGRLVYPVLMCLIIYNYLKKRIEIKQIIFYIICFLGVVSILFDLAYHFLFQQITSAQNIEASKNFLLDFMLKRNLDRVDNFILVIKGMKDQLDFQYGKTFLSIPFKFLPADWPKAFGLKLIGGGTLFMQTFFPSVLAQGSGIPITLIGELFLNFHIVGIGYGMFILGVFIRIFQDYMDRDRTNPCAVILYSLFFVYLPNLIGGNISHFMLFTAIDIFLLFPAMIYITRHSYVNIPIRRQLNA; encoded by the coding sequence ATGATGAAAAACTTACAAAAATTATTGTTTTTTTTACGAGAACAATTTTTGATAATTATTGTTCCCGCGTTCATTTTGAGCGGTTTTGTAGCAAGTTTTTCCTCTTCATGGAGTTTTGATACTCCTATAGTTATCGTTATTTTTTTGATCATTATTTTATTTGTGCTGTTTCTCTATAATTTAATCTATATAGATAGTAACTTTAATTATTTATCTATATTTAACATGTTTTTATTAGTTATTTTTACTTTTTACGTAGCCAAACCATTATTTATAATATTCTATCTTCATTATGATATTGCTGACTTTTCGGCAACTCTTTCTCAGAAAGGTGATTTGCTCTCCAAAGCACTCTCGTTTGTCATTGTTGCCGTGATCTTCGCTTTTATTGGATATCGATCTTCTTTGGGAGCTTGGATTGCAAACAGCTTACCGATTCTCCCCAAAAAATGGGATCGTAGGCGACTGATTATTGTACTTTGGCTTTGCCTGTTTTCTGGCCTAATTTCTTATATCATTCTTATGCACTCTGCAGAGCCGACTGGACCACGCTCGCAATTGGTTGAAGATGAAAACAAATATGCTTTTCTAGGAATTCTTTCTCTGCGTATATGTCTTATTCTATTATTTACTGGTAGTATAGTCTTAAATAATAAACTTTTAAAAAGATCTTTCTGGATATATCTTCCAGTATATACCATTCTTATGCTTAAGCTTGGTGGAAGAGGGCGCCTCGTATATCCGGTTCTTATGTGTTTAATTATTTATAATTATTTAAAGAAAAGAATAGAAATCAAACAAATTATTTTTTACATAATATGCTTTTTGGGAGTAGTTAGTATTTTGTTTGATCTTGCCTATCATTTTTTATTTCAACAAATTACCTCCGCACAAAATATTGAAGCTTCAAAAAACTTTTTGCTTGATTTCATGCTTAAAAGGAACTTAGATCGTGTCGACAATTTCATCCTCGTAATTAAAGGAATGAAAGATCAACTCGATTTTCAATACGGCAAAACATTCTTAAGTATTCCTTTTAAATTTCTCCCTGCTGATTGGCCAAAAGCTTTTGGCCTAAAGTTGATAGGGGGAGGTACACTTTTTATGCAAACCTTTTTCCCAAGTGTGCTTGCTCAAGGGTCAGGTATCCCTATAACGCTCATTGGAGAGCTTTTTTTAAATTTCCATATCGTTGGAATTGGTTATGGAATGTTTATCCTTGGAGTTTTTATTAGGATATTTCAAGATTATATGGATCGCGATCGCACAAATCCTTGTGCAGTCATCTTATATTCCCTTTTCTTTGTTTATCTTCCAAACCTTATAGGTGGAAACATCTCACATTTTATGTTGTTTACCGCTATAGATATTTTTCTCCTTTTTCCTGCTATGATTTACATCACGAGGCATTCTTACGTGAATATACCTATACGGAGGCAATTGAATGCTTAA
- a CDS encoding glycoside hydrolase domain-containing protein yields the protein MKNYIVWLIISLLFISSNNVLGLDNPVWIDNNIAMTDDVLDPWQKIEINKNIVKLTGRDYEISNEALMSNISINGNKILQDPIKIKLKVNNEWVDFSPAKFQFETIKNNKVIVKSEYNSKSFKTITRTNIEYDGFTQVDFTITPIANLTINDCHIEIPLKKEFVSLFTHHYLEKPPYDINSINKETDFKGGALPDEGWFGPFSPAIWLGNESVGIQWFSESMEGWSISNRDRVIEIKRSGDTVSLFVHIIGKNYSPQKEITFKFGVIATPVKPFPSFQQYSTFSTAQAASAAMALRWLSPDDLDKAVQKGLKIIVIHQMWTELQGYPGTFENRNAKPLKRFIQEAHNRNLKVIVYIGNMLSMAAPEWPNYGEKMVIEPKRDSKKRDAPPARSVLVDANRFFSDFLVYNIQQMIREYDIDGVMLDGTGMIFPCENKRHGHGVTDSDGNNHPTYPIAETRDLLRRLYHLFHMSPKRDGIILAHVGSPFVPSLSFCDFRWAGEATLRRYRKGYFGWLASLPLGGVSLDEFRASYMGYQYGIPTIYMTKADKSPVSANETAALALLHGVMPRFNWLDFADKKDPNALEHYKVWKMRKDFGLDGSVFYPYWGTQPGVSIEQPDKAKVSFYKKPDGSMLLFIMNMSDNDETINVKFDLGVLGVQARKFQYDTVSGKHGMLSNSSLPVSIKAKSYEVVLVY from the coding sequence ATGAAAAATTATATTGTTTGGTTAATAATTTCGTTACTTTTTATATCTTCGAATAATGTTTTGGGATTAGATAATCCGGTATGGATTGACAATAATATAGCAATGACAGACGATGTTCTTGATCCATGGCAAAAGATAGAAATCAATAAGAATATTGTAAAACTAACTGGGCGTGATTATGAGATTTCAAATGAAGCTTTAATGTCAAATATTTCTATTAATGGGAATAAAATACTTCAAGATCCAATAAAAATAAAATTAAAGGTCAATAATGAATGGGTTGATTTTTCACCAGCAAAGTTTCAGTTTGAAACCATAAAAAACAATAAAGTCATTGTTAAGTCAGAGTATAATAGCAAAAGCTTTAAAACAATAACTAGAACTAATATAGAGTATGATGGTTTCACGCAAGTTGATTTTACGATTACTCCAATCGCAAATTTGACAATAAATGACTGCCATATTGAAATACCTCTAAAAAAAGAATTTGTTTCTCTTTTTACACATCATTATCTCGAAAAACCTCCTTATGATATTAACAGCATTAATAAAGAGACTGACTTTAAAGGTGGTGCTCTCCCTGATGAAGGATGGTTTGGACCTTTTTCTCCAGCTATATGGTTAGGCAATGAAAGTGTTGGAATTCAATGGTTTTCTGAAAGCATGGAGGGATGGTCCATCTCTAATAGGGATCGAGTCATCGAAATCAAACGCAGTGGTGATACGGTTTCACTATTTGTTCATATTATTGGCAAAAACTATAGTCCCCAAAAAGAGATCACTTTTAAGTTTGGAGTGATTGCAACCCCGGTAAAACCATTCCCCTCTTTTCAACAGTATAGTACATTCAGTACGGCACAAGCAGCTTCCGCAGCAATGGCTTTGAGATGGCTGAGCCCTGATGATTTGGATAAAGCTGTTCAGAAGGGGTTGAAGATAATTGTGATTCATCAGATGTGGACCGAACTGCAAGGTTATCCTGGAACGTTCGAGAATAGGAACGCCAAGCCTTTGAAGCGCTTTATCCAAGAAGCACATAATAGAAACCTGAAAGTCATCGTTTATATTGGAAACATGCTCTCCATGGCTGCTCCCGAATGGCCAAATTACGGGGAAAAAATGGTTATTGAGCCTAAAAGGGATTCAAAAAAGCGAGATGCACCTCCTGCACGATCAGTGCTGGTCGATGCAAATAGATTTTTTTCTGACTTTCTAGTTTATAATATTCAACAGATGATTCGCGAATATGACATCGATGGAGTCATGCTCGATGGAACTGGAATGATTTTCCCTTGTGAGAACAAAAGACACGGACATGGAGTCACCGATTCTGATGGAAATAATCATCCTACCTATCCAATTGCTGAAACGAGAGACCTTTTGCGTCGCTTATATCATCTTTTTCATATGAGTCCAAAGAGAGACGGTATTATTCTTGCCCACGTAGGGTCGCCTTTCGTGCCTTCACTATCTTTTTGTGATTTCCGCTGGGCTGGAGAGGCAACGCTCAGGAGGTACAGGAAAGGTTATTTTGGATGGCTAGCTTCTCTTCCTTTAGGCGGGGTCTCCTTGGATGAGTTCAGAGCTTCTTATATGGGATACCAGTATGGCATACCGACCATTTATATGACCAAAGCCGACAAGAGCCCAGTATCAGCTAATGAAACGGCAGCGCTTGCACTCCTTCATGGGGTGATGCCGCGATTCAATTGGTTGGATTTTGCAGACAAAAAGGACCCTAATGCTTTGGAGCATTATAAGGTCTGGAAAATGCGTAAGGACTTTGGGTTGGACGGTTCTGTCTTCTACCCTTATTGGGGAACTCAACCGGGCGTCAGTATTGAGCAACCGGATAAAGCTAAAGTATCCTTCTATAAGAAACCCGATGGAAGTATGCTGCTGTTTATAATGAACATGAGCGACAATGACGAAACTATAAATGTGAAGTTCGATCTGGGCGTTCTTGGAGTCCAAGCCAGAAAATTTCAGTATGACACTGTTTCAGGAAAGCACGGGATGTTAAGCAATTCGAGTCTTCCCGTTTCAATTAAGGCAAAGTCATACGAAGTAGTTTTGGTCTACTAG
- a CDS encoding class I SAM-dependent methyltransferase: MIIECEAFKPKIASIQLIENSIIDIKPEKAILYSWLNSYVQNQKTRIAFDLDIIKNNIDIDKNILEFGSVPLLLTNALVKTGYQVTGIDIAPERFNSTIKSLNINIIKCDIERQRLPIEDNSYDLSVFNELFEHLRINPIFTMSEVLRVLKPSGILLLSTPNLRSLKGIINFLFKNQAFSSSGDIFEEYEKLDKLGHMGHVREYTSDEVVKFLNKVGFNVEKLIFRGRYRLSRIPASMFKLFPKLNPFITYFARKTG, from the coding sequence TTGATAATTGAATGTGAAGCATTTAAGCCGAAAATAGCATCTATTCAACTTATTGAGAATAGTATCATTGACATTAAACCAGAAAAGGCTATTCTTTATAGCTGGCTTAATTCATACGTCCAAAATCAGAAAACTAGAATTGCATTTGATCTCGACATCATAAAAAATAATATTGATATTGATAAAAACATTTTAGAATTTGGATCAGTTCCATTATTACTAACGAATGCGTTAGTAAAAACAGGTTATCAAGTTACAGGTATTGATATTGCTCCAGAACGATTTAATTCTACTATTAAATCTTTAAATATTAATATAATTAAATGTGATATTGAAAGACAGCGTTTACCTATCGAAGACAACTCATATGATTTATCTGTTTTCAATGAACTTTTCGAGCACTTGCGCATAAATCCAATCTTCACAATGTCTGAAGTTCTAAGGGTTTTAAAACCATCAGGCATACTTCTCTTATCAACCCCCAATCTTAGGTCGTTAAAAGGAATAATTAATTTTTTATTTAAGAATCAGGCTTTTTCAAGCTCTGGAGATATTTTTGAGGAGTATGAAAAGTTAGATAAACTCGGTCACATGGGGCATGTTCGAGAATATACGAGCGATGAGGTGGTTAAGTTTCTCAATAAAGTAGGGTTCAATGTTGAAAAACTTATCTTTAGAGGAAGGTATAGATTATCTCGCATACCTGCGTCCATGTTCAAATTGTTTCCGAAATTAAATCCCTTTATTACCTATTTTGCAAGAAAAACGGGCTAA